From a region of the Thermodesulfovibrio thiophilus DSM 17215 genome:
- the purH gene encoding bifunctional phosphoribosylaminoimidazolecarboxamide formyltransferase/IMP cyclohydrolase produces the protein MIKRALISVSDKKGIVDFAKELTSAGIDILSTGGTAKLLRDAGIDVTDVSDYTGFPEIMDGRVKTLHPLVHGGILARRDTSEDIETMQRLGIKPIDMVVVNLYPFEATIKKESVSLDEVIENIDIGGPTLLRAAAKNYKHVIVLVDPDDYSSVIEEIKKGEISTERRFELAKKVFSHTARYDALISDYFDKTTSFKDFKEEWTMPLKMIRVLRYGENPHQKAALYSINETPSLIDAEVLQGKEMSFNNYLDTHSAVFLASEFNEPVCAIVKHNNPCGVAIGESIHTAYKKAFECDPISAFGGIIVFNRTVDSKTAQEVIQSFYEVIVAPEFDIDALKIFASKKNLRLLRFKNLSQGINPSGFDLKRILGGFIVQEWDKVSDEFTNIRVVTKRKPTDDELKALLFAWKVCKHVKSNAIVYAKEDKTVGLGIGQTSRVFSAKIGAMHALSTLKDTVVASDGFFPFRDNIDVLAQNGVTAVIQPGGSLRDQEVIDAADQYNMAMIFTGIRHFRH, from the coding sequence GTGATTAAAAGGGCATTAATCAGTGTTTCCGACAAAAAGGGTATTGTTGATTTTGCAAAAGAACTTACCAGTGCTGGTATTGATATCCTTTCTACAGGTGGAACAGCAAAATTACTCAGGGATGCTGGAATAGATGTAACTGATGTTTCAGATTATACCGGATTTCCTGAAATAATGGATGGAAGAGTTAAAACACTTCATCCACTTGTTCATGGAGGCATTCTTGCAAGAAGAGATACCTCTGAAGATATAGAAACAATGCAACGACTTGGCATAAAACCAATAGATATGGTTGTTGTTAATTTATATCCATTCGAAGCAACGATAAAAAAAGAAAGTGTTAGTCTGGATGAGGTAATAGAAAATATTGATATTGGTGGACCCACACTTTTAAGAGCAGCTGCAAAAAATTATAAACATGTAATTGTTCTGGTTGATCCTGATGATTATTCTTCAGTAATTGAAGAAATTAAAAAAGGTGAAATATCTACTGAAAGAAGATTCGAGCTTGCAAAAAAAGTTTTTTCTCACACAGCAAGATATGATGCTTTGATATCAGATTATTTTGATAAAACAACCAGTTTTAAAGATTTTAAAGAAGAATGGACAATGCCACTTAAAATGATAAGGGTTTTACGCTATGGAGAAAATCCACATCAAAAAGCAGCTCTTTATAGCATAAATGAAACTCCATCTTTAATAGACGCAGAGGTTCTTCAGGGTAAAGAGATGTCATTCAATAACTATCTTGATACACACTCAGCGGTGTTTCTTGCTTCCGAATTTAATGAGCCAGTATGTGCCATTGTAAAACATAACAATCCATGTGGAGTGGCAATTGGAGAGAGTATTCACACTGCTTATAAAAAAGCGTTTGAATGTGACCCTATAAGTGCTTTTGGAGGGATAATTGTTTTTAACAGAACCGTTGACAGTAAAACAGCACAAGAAGTAATTCAGAGTTTTTATGAAGTTATAGTAGCCCCAGAGTTTGATATCGATGCCCTTAAGATTTTTGCGTCAAAGAAAAATCTAAGACTTCTTAGATTTAAAAATCTTTCACAGGGAATTAATCCATCTGGTTTTGATTTAAAGAGAATTCTTGGAGGATTTATAGTGCAGGAATGGGATAAGGTCAGTGATGAATTTACAAACATAAGAGTGGTAACAAAGAGAAAACCAACAGATGATGAATTGAAAGCTTTACTTTTTGCATGGAAGGTATGCAAACATGTAAAATCAAATGCCATTGTTTATGCAAAAGAAGATAAAACAGTTGGATTGGGGATTGGACAGACAAGCAGAGTATTTTCAGCAAAAATTGGAGCAATGCATGCATTAAGCACACTAAAAGATACAGTTGTTGCTTCAGATGGATTTTTTCCATTCAGAGATAATATTGATGTATTAGCTCAGAATGGTGTTACAGCAGTAATTCAGCCAGGTGGTTCTTTAAGAGATCAGGAAGTTATTGATGCTGCAGATCAGTATAATATGGCAATGATATTTACAGGAATAAGACATTTCAGACACTGA
- a CDS encoding protoglobin domain-containing protein, with product MRTFREIKANYYFTTEDELRLVQLRSIMEQRVDRVVDALYQWVNATDSAKKVFKSDSLIKHVMKLVRLWFINLFSGKYDNFFYDSIIKIGQKHEKVGVDPHFTNRSIDIVRNICVDILCEEIESDKERQKYIISLNKILDMNLDIITSAYLEEEIKGYSLAYRAKSRVVKFGETFANITSVVLILGLMFLTGAVIYLCGRDIYEIFTGKLDQTIVTALGSVLILWVMLELINTEIAHLRGGKFKISVFVGVALVTNIREVMISTLKHDSIDFIATLVASVLVIGIIYWLVKKTEEERK from the coding sequence ATGAGAACATTTAGAGAAATCAAAGCCAATTATTATTTCACAACAGAAGATGAACTCAGACTTGTACAACTCAGGTCTATTATGGAACAGAGAGTTGACAGAGTTGTCGATGCGTTATATCAATGGGTAAATGCTACTGATTCGGCTAAAAAAGTTTTTAAGAGTGATTCTTTAATTAAACATGTGATGAAGCTGGTGCGTTTATGGTTTATCAATCTTTTTTCAGGTAAGTACGATAACTTTTTTTATGATTCTATAATAAAAATAGGACAGAAGCATGAAAAAGTTGGAGTTGACCCGCATTTTACTAATCGATCTATAGATATTGTTAGAAATATATGTGTGGATATTCTTTGTGAAGAAATAGAATCTGATAAAGAAAGACAAAAATACATTATTTCTTTAAATAAAATTCTCGACATGAATCTTGACATCATCACATCTGCTTATTTAGAAGAAGAAATAAAAGGGTATTCTTTAGCTTATAGAGCAAAAAGCAGAGTGGTAAAATTTGGTGAAACTTTTGCAAACATTACAAGTGTGGTGCTTATATTGGGTTTGATGTTTCTTACAGGAGCGGTAATATATCTATGCGGAAGAGATATATATGAAATTTTCACAGGCAAACTGGACCAGACAATTGTAACAGCTCTGGGTTCGGTCCTTATACTGTGGGTTATGCTTGAACTTATAAATACAGAAATTGCACATCTTAGAGGTGGTAAATTTAAAATTAGTGTTTTTGTCGGTGTTGCATTGGTTACGAATATAAGAGAAGTAATGATATCAACATTAAAACACGATTCTATTGACTTTATTGCAACTCTTGTAGCTTCAGTTCTTGTTATCGGAATTATTTACTGGTTAGTTAAGAAGACCGAGGAGGAACGAAAATGA